TTATATCATTTGCTATTTCCATGAAATCATTATTTAAACTGCAAAATTAATTTCTATTTACATAATAATTGTATTTAAAGATCTTTTATATAATTTTCTCAAAAGAATTTAATTTAAAATAACTTTCTGCGGAAGAATATTTATTATTATAAAAAGGAGTTTTGATAATTATTATGTATTCGCTTGAACTAAGTCTCAGATATTCACCTTTTCCGCTTTCAATTCAGAAAAAAGAATTAGAGGATGTAAAAAGAATTTATGAAGAAATAAAAAATTCTATGAGTGAAAATTTAGAAACTTCAAACTTGATTGAATTAAAGTGTGACAAAGTTCAAGATAAATTAATTGCCGTCAGATCCCAAGAAATTATTTCTGTTCAGATTTATGAAAAGTCCTCAGTCGCGGGAGGATCTAAAAGACCAGGATTCTCTCTAAACATTGACTAATCAGAGTAATGAGAGATTATTTTGGAAATCAAATACCTCAAATAAATTTCAAAGATGTCTCTTTTTCATATTCTGAAGAAAAAGAAAATTTAATTTATAAATGTAATTTCTCAATAAAGAAATCTGGATTTTGGATGGTCGTCGGTAAAAATGGAAGTGGAAAAAGTACGCTTTTGAAATTAATAAGTGGAATAATTAAACCGAATAATGGAATCGTTACTTGTAAAGCAAATATTGGTATGGTATTTCAAAATCCAGATCATCAAATCTTGATGCCAAATTGCAGAAGTGAACTTCTGCTTAGTATTAATCAGAATATAAGTGATTATGAAATTAAGGAAAAAATTGACTATGTGCTTGATAAGGTTGGATTGAATGGCTTTGAAAAAAGGCCAGTGCATACTTTAAGTGGCGGGCAAAAACAACGCTTAACTATTGCATGCGCTCTTATTAGCAATAGAAATTTTATTCTTTTGGATGAGCCTACAGCATTACTTGATAAAACCAGCCAATTAAAAGTTTTAAAAACCATTAAGAATCTTACAAGTGACAATAGAAAACCTATATC
This window of the Prochlorococcus sp. MIT 1314 genome carries:
- a CDS encoding ABC transporter ATP-binding protein, with the translated sequence MRDYFGNQIPQINFKDVSFSYSEEKENLIYKCNFSIKKSGFWMVVGKNGSGKSTLLKLISGIIKPNNGIVTCKANIGMVFQNPDHQILMPNCRSELLLSINQNISDYEIKEKIDYVLDKVGLNGFEKRPVHTLSGGQKQRLTIACALISNRNFILLDEPTALLDKTSQLKVLKTIKNLTSDNRKPISALWITHRYEELTYADAVAELQNGFLSSWQEPSKFQYN